A single window of Watersipora subatra chromosome 9, tzWatSuba1.1, whole genome shotgun sequence DNA harbors:
- the LOC137405349 gene encoding uncharacterized protein, with product MKTLDYLQNTSGYTFTDAFAFTPTQTSTFTDAFAFTPTQTSTFTATFTFTPTQTSAFTAAFTFTPTQTYTFTAAFAFTPTQTSTFTAAFAFTPTQTSTFTAAFAFTPTQTSTFTAAFAFTPT from the coding sequence ATGAAGACTCTTGACTACCTTCAGAATACCTCTGGCTATACCTTTACTGATGCCTTTGCCTTCACCCCTACCCAAACCTCTACCTTTACTGATGCCTTTGCCTTCACCCCTACCCAAACCTCTACCTTTACTGCTACCTTTACCTTCACCCCTACCCAAACCTCTGCCTTTACTGCTGCCTTTACCTTCACCCCTACCCAAACCTATACCTTTACTGCTGCTTTTGCCTTCACCCCTACCCAAACCTCTACCTTTACTGCTGCCTTTGCCTTCACCCCTACCCAAACATCAACCTTTACTGCTGCCTTTGCCTTCACCCCTACCCAAACATCAACCTTTACTGCTGCCTTTGCCTTCACCCCTACCTAA
- the LOC137404647 gene encoding class E basic helix-loop-helix protein 23-like, translating to MDTPMTYGQAQRKERLDTYGVPYVRNVRKRLDQVPKSIESADMSNEEVQELRLKVNARERQRMHDLNHALDSLREVMPYSKNPSVRKLSKISTMVLARNYIVSLQKNLDDMQKMVADIKANQQIKAVRAANSTMPTAPASFQSTGLTTPVSSVFGAICTGELFCMCARCLLLKAPFLPRLPLTASHEFSLQALKADTLRQMKETGHLPPPSSPAQPVSPTSSLTVQIPLSTAPFYNLKR from the exons ATGGACACCCCAATGACATACGGCCAGGCGCAACGCAAGGAG AGGCTGGATACGTATGGGGTACCATACGTTCGAAATGTGCGGAAGAGACTTGACCAAGTACCCAAGTCTATAGAGAGCGCAGATATGAGTAACGAAGAAGTTCAGGAACTAAGACTAAAG GTGAATGCGAGAGAAAGACAACGAATGCATGATCTAAACCACGCTCTTGACAGCCTAAGAGAAGTGATGCCCTATAGCAAAAACCCTTCAGTTAGAAAGCTATCTAAAATATCTACTATGGTTCTCGCTCGCAACTATATAGTCTCTTTGCAGAAGAACTTAGATGACATGCAGAAGATG GTAGCAGACATAAAGGCGAACCAACAGATAAAAGCTGTAAGAGCAGCCAACTCCACAATGCCAACAGCACCAGCTTCATTCCAATCTACTGGTTTGACCACCCCTGTCTCTTCCGTGTTTGGAGCCATTTGCACTGGTGAACTATTTTGCATGTGCGCTCGATGTCTACTTCTAAAAGCTCCATTCTTGCCAAGGCTTCCACTCACAGCCTCCCATGAGTTTTCGTTGCAAGCTCTGAAAGCTGATACTCTGCGACAGATGAAGGAAACAGGACACTTGCCACCGCCTTCTTCACCTGCACAACCTGTTAGTCCGACGTCTAGTCTCACTGTGCAGATACCTCTCTCAACTGCACCATTTTATAACCTCAAAAGATGA
- the LOC137404297 gene encoding mitochondrial coenzyme A diphosphatase NUDT8-like, whose protein sequence is MSSLTFRLPMKLQELTVVGCIRRTGSSLDRVDLLSESNKKRCKAQLQALKSSLKTKKSEDSGVSKQAAVLIPMCFVDCQPSIVFTLRSNNLRNHAGQISFPGGMVSEGDTDSVATALRESEEELGLDLGNVDVWGPMLPLPYRTGDVQITPILANLGKIDVENFELNYDEVDCVFTRDILSLCSAKNFAQTTYSPPPAGGYTTPIFLGGNYKIWGLTAIILHQTLNLIAPGLYTNRLVHPRTIGKATQLHN, encoded by the exons ATGAGCTCTCTAACTTTCAGACTACCCATGAAGTTGCAGGAATTAACT GTAGTGGGCTGTATAAGAAGGACAGGCAGCAGTCTAGATCGTGTTGACCTTCTCTCTGAAAGTAATAAAAAGAGATGCAAAGCTCAA TTACAAGCCTTGAAGAGCTCATTAAAGACAAAAAAATCTGAGGATAGTGGAGTCAGCAAGCAAGCCGCTGTGCTCATACCAATGTGTTTCGTAGATTGTCAGCCCTCCATTGTGTTTACTCTCAGATCAAATAATCTACGAAACCACGCTGGCCAAATCAG CTTTCCTGGAGGTATGGTGAGCGAAGGTGACACTGATTCTGTGGCTACAGCACTGCGGGAAAGCGAGGAAGAATTAGGACTAGATTTAGGAAATGTTGATGTCTGGGGTCCTATGCTACCATTGCCTTACAGG ACTGGCGATGTGCAGATAACTCCAATTCTAGCTAATTTAGGAAAAATTGATGTGGAAAATTTTGAGCTCAACTACGATGAG GTTGATTGCGTCTTTACACGAGACATTCTCTCTCTTTGTTCAGCAAAGAACTTTGCTCAGACAACATATTCACCTCCACCAGCAGGGGGCTATACAACCCCCATATTTTTGGGCGGTAATTACAAAATATGGGGGCTAACAGCCATCATACTGCATCAGACACTCAATCTTATAGCTCCAGGTTTGTATACCAACAGACTTGTACACCCGAGAACTATCGGCAAGGCAACACAACTCCATAACTAG